CGCAATGGCGCTTACTGAAATTACCTCATGATTGGTCAATAGAAGGGGATTTTGATAAAAACAATCCTGCGGGAATTGGTGGAGGTGCTTTACCGGGCGGAATTGGTTGGTATAGGAAGACATTTGTATCGGATATTGATAAAGGGAAGAAAGTGTCTATTGATTTTGATGGAGTCTACATGAATTCGGAAGTCTTTATTAATGGAATATCATTAGGCGTTCGTCCTTATGGATATATTTCTTTTCGATATGATCTAACTCCATATATTAAAAAAGGGAAGAAGAATGTATTGGCAGTAAGGGTCGATAATAGCGAGCAGCCTAATTCTCGCTGGTATTCTGGTTCGGGCATTTATCGCAATGTATGGTTAACCGTAACTAGTGCGGTACACGTTGATACTTGGGGCGTTTTTGTTACGACTCCTTCTGTTGACGCAGATAGGGCTACGTTTGCTATTGCTACAAAATTAAAGAATGACTTGGCTACTGATGTGAATTTGAAGCTGACTTCTATTCTTTACGATGCTGATGGAACTGAAGTTGCTAAAGTCAGTTCGGATTCTCTCTCTCTGAAAGGATCTTCAATGAGGGAGATTAAGCAAATGTGCGATTTACAGAAACCACACTTATGGGATATTGATGATCCTTATCTTTACATGATGCATACGGAGGTAGAGCGTGGAGGAAAGCTTATTGATACGTATGATACGCCAATAGGAATTCGTAGTTTCTCTTTTGATTCAAAAAAAGGATTTGTTTTGAATGGGAGGCGAGTTAAGATAAAAGGAGCTTGTATGCATCATGACTTGGGCTGCCTTGGCTCTGCTGTTAACGTTCGAGCGATGGAGAGACAGTTGACGCTTTTACGTGAGATGGGATGTAATGGCATTCGTTGCAGCCACAATCCACCAGCTCCTGAATTATTGGATTTATGTGATCGAATGGGTTTTATTGTGATGGATGAGGCTTTCGATATGTGGATGAGACGAAAGACGACTTATGATTATGCTCGTTTTTTTGATGAGTGGTATGAGCGTGATTTAACCGATTTCATTGAAAGAGACCGTAACCACCCGTCTGTTTTTATGTGGAGTATTGGCAATGAGGTGTTGGAGCAATGGACAAATGCAAATGCGGATACGCTTGATTTGCAAGCGGCTAATCTTTTACTTAATATGAAACGGGAATCTGATGCTTTGAATGTAGATGGAGGAGAAATGAGCTTAAACTCATTGCTTGCTAAAAGGTTGGCAGACAAGGTTAAAAAACTTGACTCGACTCGACCTGTAACATCAGGTAATAATGAACCTGACCCTAAGAACCATCTTTTTCTCTCAGGAGCGATGGATATTATAGGAATTAATTATCATGAATCTTGTTTTAAAGATGTTCCAAAGAATTTTCCTGATAAACCTTTTATTGTCACGGAGTCTACTTCAGCACTCATGACGCGAGGGTATTATCGGATGCCGAGTGATTCAATGTATATATGGCCGGTGCGGTGGGATATTCCTTTTTCTGATAAAAGCTTTTCTTGTTCTTCGTATGATAATTGTCATGTGCCTTGGGGTACTACGCATGAGGATAGTTGGCGTTTAGTGAAAAATAATGATTTCATTAGTGGATTTTACATTTGGACGGGATTTGATTACATCGGTGAGCCTACTCCTTATGGTTGGCCTGCCCGAAGTTCTTATTTCGGTATCATTGATTTGGCAGGGTTTCCCAAAGATATTTATTATATGTATCAGAGTGAATGGGTAGAACAAAAAGAAGTGTTACATCTTTTTCCGCATTGGAATTGGAAAGTGGGAGATGTTGTTGATCTTTGGGCTTATTATAATCATGCTGATGAAGTAGAACTTTTTGTAAATGGCAAATCTCAAGGGGTAAAACGAAAAGGGAAAGACGCCTATCATGTTAGTTGGAGAGTTGTGTATGAACCCGGAACGGTAAAAATCGTTTCTCGTAAAGAAGGGAAAGAGATATTGAGCCGTGAGATTCATACGGCAGGAGAACCTGCTTCGTTAAGACTAACAGCCGATCGTACCAAAATATTTGCTGATGGAAAAGACCTTAGTTTTGTGACAGTGGAAGTTTTGGATAAAGATGGTAATCTCTGTCCCAATGCTGATAATTTAATTAATTTTGCGGTTACAGGTGCAGCTTTTATTGCGGGTGTAGATAATGGTAATCCCGTATCTTTAGAAAGGTTTAAGGATTCCAAACGGAAAGCTTTTTACGGCAAATGCTTAGTTGTATTGGAAAGTAATGGAGATACTGGTACAATAGAACTGAAAGCTTTCTCTAAAAAAATGCCATTAGCGACATTAGATTTGTATGCGGATTGAATAGTATATTAACATAAAGATGGATTGATATGAAGACACAGCTATTAACGATGTTTGCACTGCTTTTTCTGTTGGCTTTGCCTGTCAAAGCACAGAAGCCAGTGTATTTAGATGAAAATAAACCGATTGAAGACAGAATAAAAGATGCTTTGAGCAGGATGACTTTAGAAGAGAAAGTGAAGCTTTGTCATGCTCAGAGTAAATTTAGCTCTTCCGGAGTACCTCGTTTGGGGATTCCTGAATTGTGGATGAGTGATGGGCCTCACGGGGTTCGTGAGGAGATTATGTGGAACTCGTGGGATGTGGCGGGATGGACAAATGATTCTTGTACGGCTTTTCCTGCACTTACTTGTTTGGCGGCGACATGGAATCCGGAGATGTCTGCCATCTATGGAAAGGCCATAGGAGAAGAGGCTCGCTATAGAGAAAAAGATGTTTTATTGGGTCCCGGAGTAAATATCTATCGTATTCCTCTCAACGGGCGTAATTTTGAATATATGGGAGAGGATCCTTTTCTGGCATCTACGATGGTAGTGCCTTATGTGCAGGGTGTTCAAAAAAACGGTGTAGCAGCTTGTGTGAAACATTATGCACTTAATAATCAAGAGACTTGGCGTGGGCATATTAACGTGGAGTTAAGCGACCGTGCATTGCATGAAATTTATTTGCCGGCTTTTAAAGCTGCAGTTCAGCAAGGAGGTGCATGGAGTATTATGGGTTCTTATAACAAAGTTCGTGGTGAGCATGCTTGCCATAGTGATTTGTTGTTGCAAAAGATATTAAAGGGTGCATGGCACTTTGATGGAGTTGTAATAACGGACTGGGGAGGTGCGCATGATACTCGCGAAGCCGCGTTAAATGGATTGGATATTGAGATGGGGTCATATACGAATGGACTGACTACTGAATCTGCATTTACTTATGATGATTATTATTTGGCCAAACCTTATTTGAAAATGCTTAAAGAAGGTAAGGTTCCCCTTGCTACGCTTGATGATAAGGCAAGCCGTATCTTAAGGCTTATTTTTCGTACAGCTATGAATAGCAAGAAACCTTGGGGTTCTTTCACTTCTGAAGAGCACTATCGTGTTGCACGTGTGGTGGGTGAAGAGGGCATTGTGCTGCTTAAGAATGATGCTTTATCTAAAAAGTCATCCCCTTTGCTTCCTTTAGATGCTTCGAAGTATAAAAAAATATTAGTTGTGGGTGAGAATGCAACCAGACGATTGACAGAAGGAGGAGGTTCATCGGTATTAAAGGTGAAGGAGGAGATCTCTCCTTTGAAAGGATTGTTGGCTAAATATGGTGATAAAGTAGTCTATGCAAAAGGTTATGAATCTGGTCGCCCACTATATGATAGTATTGATCATATACCGATGAAAGTAGTAGATTCTCTTCGTGCTGAGGCTATTAATCAGGCTAAGGATGCTGATATTGTGATTTATGTTGGAGGGTTGAATAAAAACCATCTTCAGGATTGTGAGGCCTCAGATCGGTTAAGCTATCAACTCCCTTTCCATCAAAATGAATTGATAGAGGGATTGCTTAATGTGAATAAAAAGATGGTAATGGTGCTTCTTAGTGGTAATGCGGTGGAAATGCCTTGGGTGAAAAAAGTACCATCTATTTTACAAGCGTGGTATTTGGGCTCTCAGGCAGGTAATGCTATTGCTAATGTATTGAGTGGAGAAGTTAACCCAAGTGGAAAATTACCTTTTTCTTTCCCTGTGAAACTAGGTGATTGCGGGGCTCATTCTTTTGGGAAAATAGCATATCCCGGAGATAGTATTAATGAGGAATATAAAGAAGATATCTTTGTGGGGTATCGTTGGTATGAAAGTAAGAAGATCCCGGTATTATTTCCGTTTGGTCATGGCTTAAGCTATACGAATTTTAGCTATGGAAAGGCTATGATCTCAGCTAAGAGCATGACCGAATCTGGAAAATTAATGTTGACCATTCCGGTGAGAAACATTGGGACTGTTCTTGGAAAAGAGGTTGTACAACTTTACATCGGTGATGAAAAATGCACTTTTGTCCGCCCATTGAAAGAACTTAAAGACTTCAAGAAGATTACTTTGAAACCAGGGGAAGAGACTAAGGTCCATTTTGATATATATCCCAATGAACTAAAATTCTATAATGATAAAGCGCATACATGGATGGCAGAATCAGGGAAGTTTAAAATCTATATAGGATCTTCGTCTGAAGATATTCGTTCTACGGTTGAATTTGAATTAAAGTGATGGTGGGCTTCTTTTTAACAAATCCTCTCAGGCGCTAGCTTGAGGGGATTTTTTGTTATTGCTTTTTCTGAACTTATTTGCAGTGTGATTGTTTCTTCTATAAATCAATTAAATTTAGAATATAAATATAGATTAAATTATGGCAACAACAAAATTTAAAGGAGAACCGGTAAAACTGAGTGGTGAATTTGTTGAAGTAGGAGTTTCTGCTCCCGATTTCAGCTTAACAAAGACAGATTTGTCTTCTTGTTCTTTAAGCGAATTAAAAGGTAAGAATGTTATTTTAAATATTTTCCCAAGTTTGGATACTAGTGTTTGTGCAACTTCTGTTCGTCAATTTAATAAATTGGCTTCATCTTTGCCTGATACAGTAGTCTTGGCTATTTCGAAAGATTTGCCTTTTGCTCATGGACGTTTCTGTAGCACAGAAGGCATTAATAATGTTATTGCACTGTCTGATTTCCGTCCATCTGCTTTTGCAGCAGACTATGGTTTGTTGATGGAAGATGGTCCTTTATATGGACTATTGGCTAGAGCAGTCGTAGTACTAAACAAAGAAGGAAAAGTTATTTATACAGAAATGGTTCCTGAAATCACGCAGGAGCCTGATTATGAAAAAGCACTCTCTGCTGTGCTTGGTAAGTAAGTGATTAATAATAATTGTGAATTCTCAAACTAAGAGAGGCTATCTTTAGAAATAAGGATAGCCTCTCTTTCTTTATGGAAGTTATGCGTTCTTCTTCATTCCTTTATAGATTAAGAAGATCACAATGAATGCTCCTAGTCCGATAAATGCATATCCTATTTCGTGACTATACTCAGTCACTCTTGCTAATAATTCCTGCTCTGTACTGATTCCCGGTACGCTAGCTAAGTAATAGCCTATTGCAGCTAATATACTGTTCCACATAAGTGCACCTAAGGTTGTGTAGAGCAAAAATGTCCTTAACTTCATACGCGCCAGTCCGGCAGGAATAGAGATTAGTTGTCTTACCGCAGGGATTAGTCTACCAATAAAAGTAGAGAGTGCTCCTCGTTTATCGAAATATTGTTCTGCGTGTTCCACTTTCTTCTGGTCAATGAGACACATGTGACCAAAACGACTGTTTGCAAATTTATAGATGATAGGACGTCCCAACCATTTGGCTAGATAATAATTTATTATGGCACCTAAATCTGCACCGATTGTCGCAAATAGAACAACGAGATAGATATTTAACTCTTTTCCAATAGCTGCTTTATAGGCAGCAGGAGGAATGATCACTTCTGATGGAAATGGTATAAAAGAGCTTTCTATGGCCATTAACAGGGTTATGGTCCAATAATTGAGGTGTTCAATGCACCATTGTATAAAGGCTACAGATTCCATAATTCAATTTACATTATTTTAGTCCAGGGTGTATATCTATATCAAGATCTTTTATAATGGCTTGTATAGCTAATGCTATGGCATTTCTATCATCTTCCTCTATATATCCTAAGATTTCAAATATACTCCTCAGAGTGATTGTTTCTTTTAGGAGTTGATTGTATGCATTAAAACTTGTTTTATCTCTTAAAAGCAAAGATGTACAGGCAGCATACTTAAGTATCGTATCGTTTTTCGGATCTACTGTCAATAGTTCGGTGAATGTTTCTTTAGCCCATTCCAGTTTTCCATTTCTTAAACAATATAGTCCTATTTTGGATAAACAGAGAATTCTTTTACTCAATAAAGGTTCTTCTATAAAGTAAATGGGGATGTTCCACTGCTCTTTGGCTTTTTCTTCGTCCCCCTTTTTAAAATAGACTACCCCTGTGAAGAAGTTGAAGTCCATATCATGAGGGAATATCCTCTTTGCATTTTGACAAAGAATATATAATTGCTCGTAGCACTCCATTTCTTGAAGGCAAATGGCTGTATCTTTATATGTTTGGCAGAGAGTTTCGTCATCATTGATGGAAAAACTTTCTAGAGCTTTACTAAATTCATTACACGCATCTGTCCATTTATTGATTTTCATGAACATTTTTCCAGAGACTATGTGTATGTATTCTTCCGGTACGGGACCATATTGTGCTATCTCATTTAAAATTTCTTCGCCTCTTGCTGTCTCTTCTATTAAGTTTTGGCAAATAGATTTTCTTATCTTTACTTTGTGATTAAAGGGTTCAGCTGCTAAAGCAAAATCTGTAGCTTCTAGCGCTTTTGAATACTCTCCCATTTTTATGTAGATGCTAGATAGCATTAACCAAGCTTCAACTTGATATGGATGAGTATCTATTAGTTTGTTTACAAATTGAAGAGCTAGATCGTATTGTTCTTGATCTGCATAGCTATTACAAAGAATCTCCATGAAATCATTATATTCTTCTTTATCAGTCGTGAGTTCTAAAGAATCAATTAGTGGTTCCAGTAAAGTGATTCCTTCTTTAGAATACTTGTTACTTAGGTATAGGCTCGCTATATCTAGAATTGTATTTATATCCTCTTTCTCTTCTAGGGTCTCAAAGATCTCTTTAGCTTCATCTAATCTATGCTCTTTAAGGAGATATTCAGCTCTGACCATTTTTAGTTCTTCACTTTCGTCACTGATTGTATCTAGAGTTTTCTTAGCTTTAGGCAGATCATTATTATCCATATACAAACAGACTTTCTCTATAAGTAACTCTGTTTCGTCGGGATGAAGAGAAAGTCCATAATTAATTACGGACAAAGCCTTATCTTTCTCTTCATTATTGTTGTATGCAGTAGCTATCTCTATTATTTGTTCCGTTTCAAAATAGATATTTTTATTCTCTTCCCTCATTTTTTCATACTGGAGAAGAAGCTTTAGGACTTCTGAATCGGTCATTTGATTGTTGTTTTGCTATTATTTTTGCAAGTTATGGTTTATTTTTCCCCATGTATCTTTCAGACCGACAGTTCTATTAAATATAAGTTTATCGGGTGTTGATTCCTTGTCAACATTGAAATAACCTATTCGTTGGAATTGGAGATATGAATAAGGTTTTAGTTCTGCTAAATATTTTTCTACGTAGCAGTTGGTCATCACTTTCAGAGAATCGGGATTTAACAGGTCACGGAAATCGCTTTCTGTTTCAGCTCCTGGATTTTCTACCTTGAATAAACGGTCGTATAGACGAACTTCAGCAGGTAAACAGTGTGCGCTACTCACCCAGTGGAGTGTACCTTTCACTTTGCGATTACTTTCAGGCATACCACTACGAGTTTGAGGATCATATTCGCAATAAATCTCGCAGATTTCCCCTTTATCGTCTTTCTTGCAACCGGTGCATTTTACAATATAGGCATTTTTCAGGCGGACTTCCTTTCCGGGAGTCATTCTGAAGTATTTTTTAGGTGCGTCTTCCATGAAATCTTCACGTTCTATCCAAAGTTCACGGCTAAAATCAATATGATGAACTCCGATATTCGGGTCTTCAGGGTTATTTATCGCTTCCAGTTGCTCTACTTGTCCTTCAGGGTAGTTCGTTATGATGAGTTTAACAGGATTGAGTACCGCTGATACACGAGTTGCTCTTGTGTTCAAATCTTCACGAACAGCTGCTTCAAGTAATGAAACATCGTTTAGCGCTTCATATTTAGTATAACCTATTCTGTCTATGAAATTCTTGATTGCTTCTGGCGAGTAACCACGGCGGCGATATCCGCAAATAGTCGGCATTCTAGGGTCGTCCCATCCTTTAACTAATCCTTCTTTTACTAATGTTAGCAATTTACGCTTGCTCATTACCGTATAAGTGAGGTTTAAGCGGTTGAACTCCATTTGTCGAGGGCGATAGTCAGCTTCTGTCGGCATCGCCGTTGCTTGGAGTTGGTCAATGAAATAATCGTATAATGGGCGATGCACTTCAAATTCAAGTGTACATATCGAATGAGTAACTCCTTCGAAATAATCACTTTGTCCATGAGCAAAGTCATACATCGGATATGCCTTCCATTTATCTCCCGTACGGTGATGAGAGTGCTTAATAACACGATAGATGATCGGATCACGGAAATGCATATTAGAGTTGTTCATGTCTATTTTGGCACGCAACACCATAGCACCTTCTTCAATCTCACCAGAATTCATTTTATTGAAAAGAGAGAGATTTTCTTCAACGGGACGATTCCGATAAGGACTTTCTATACCAGGTTGTGTGGGAGTACCTTTCTGTTTTGCAATTTCCTCAGCAGGCTGTTCGTCTATATAAGCTTTCCCTTGTTTTATAAGATCTACGGCGAAATCCCACAACTGTTGAAAATAGTCTGATGCATAATAAATATTTGCCCACTGGAATCCAAGCCACTGGATATCTTCCATGATAGAGTCTACGTATTCAACATCCTCTTTTACTGGATTTGTATCGTCAAATCGAAGATTACATATACCTCCATATTTTTTAGCAACACCAAAATCCATGCAAATAGCTTTGGCATGACCTATATGTAAGTATCCGTTGGGTTCAGGCGGGAAGCGGGTTTGTAATCTACTTCCATTCTTCTTTTTTTGTAAATCACTCTCTATAGCCTGTTCTATAAAATTGAGGCTTTTCTTTTCACCTGTTTCTTCTTTAATCTCTATCATGATGGCATGAATTTACTTAATTTAAGGGCACAAAAATATTATATTTTTTTATGATAACCTAGTCAACAAGGATATATCCGCTTTTTTTTGTAATATACTACCTTTTAGGAGAAAAAAACGGTTTTCTAAGAGGTGAATTGATTGTTTGTTTAAGAGTTGGAATCGTTCAATAATTAGCAATGAAAGTCATTATATCGCAGCCTGCTATGCCCCCAATTTTGAAATATCTTGTTTTAATCAACACTAAGATGGTAGCAAAGTTAATACTTTAATGCTTTTGTTTGATTATTTTTTGACTATTTCTTTGGGGCGTAATATAAATGTAACATGTTTGAAATGAATACTTCAAACCTAAACGGTTGACTTTTGCCAATAAGGTTGTTTCTTTGTAGTCTGAAATCATAGAGTCTGAACAGTTTTATTGAAGGAAAAATGGTTGATACGTTTGTTTGTGATGGAAATGTTGTAATCTGGATCACTGTTTTTCTTTTCAAAAAGTATAGAAATCTGTTATTGTAAAGTTGTTAAATGTATGTTTGTGTTATTGCCAATTATTGCATGTAAAGGTGTGAGCGTTATTGTTATATCTACAAGGGAAAATGATAAAGCTCTTTTCCTTTAATAAACAAACTCTGGCTTGCATTACAGGAAGATTCGGATTATATGTTATATTTGCAATTGTTCTTTTTTTATAAAAATGAAACTCTAAATAGAATAGAAGATGGTAAAGTTTATTGAATCTGAGCTTTTATTGCTTAGAAAAGAAATTGATGAAATGTGGACATTGGTCTACAGTCAGTTGGACAGGGCCGGTGAAGCCGTCTTGACATTAGATAAAGAATTGGCTCGACAGGTCGTTGTTCGTGAAAAACGGGTTAATGCATTTGAACTGAAAATAGATAGTGATGTGGAAGATGTTATCGCTCTCTATAACCCTGTAGCTATTGATTTACGCTTTGTTCTTGCAATGTTGAAAATTAACTCGAATCTTGAAAGGTTAGGGGATTTTGCAGAAAGCATTGCTCGCTTTGTTCTTAATTGTGATGAACCAGCTTTGGATGCTGATCTATTAAAGAAACTGCAATTAGGGGAAATGCATTCAGAGGTGCTTTCCATGCTTGAGCTTACTAAGCGTGCTTTAGACGAAGAAAATTTAGAATTGGCCACATCTGTTTTTTCAAAAGATAATTTGCTTGATGAAATTAATGCGAATGTTTCTCCTATTTTAGCTGATTATTTGAAAGAGCATACAGATTCTTTGCTACCATATCTTAATCTACTTAGTGTGTTCCGTAAGTTGGAACGATCTGGAGATCATATTACCAATATCGCTGAAGAGATCGTTTTCTATATTGATGCCAAGGTTCTTAAACATAGTGGTAAAAAAGATGAGCATTATCCTGAAAAATAAAGTGAGATTGTTTCATTACTAGCAATTTATTTGGTTATTTTGCTAAATGTCTTTCTTTATCTTGTTTACTTGTTAAATGATAATAAAGGCAAAGAAATATCAAAAATATGTTATAAGACATACTTTATTGTTTGGTGACTAATATGAAAATAACCTATATTTGTCCCGTTATCCTGAAAACAATCTTTTTACCTTAAAAAAAACTAATACCTATTGAAAACTGAAAAGTGGGGCTTTGTGAAAAGCCCCACTTTTTTTAGACCTATCTAAGTGATTAAGAAAACTAGCGGATGTCTGAAGGTTTTTTTACGGCTTATCTCTATCTCTTACATTTCATTTACTTGTTCTGCTGCAATCTTCTTTTTTTTCAAAGCGACCGGCGCTTTTATCAGAAAGCATAAAATAAAAAATACTCGATTTCTTTTTTTCTTATACTTTTCAAGTTTGCGGGGTAAACTTTTCACGAAATCATTTAAAACTATCGCATGAAAAACTATGTTTGCCCAAAAAACTTCTTAATCCTCGAAATGGTTTTTCTCTTTAAATTTATGCCTTTTGAGCGAGCGCTACTATCGCACTTCATCTTTTTTACATGATTTTTTTCTTGCAAAATTACTTGCCTTCAAAAATAGAATGTAGAGATATTCAGAGATTTGATGAGATTCGCAGAGAAAAGAGGTGGTTTTATAGTATATACTACACTACTTATATATTATTATTTTAATTTGCTTGTGTGTAATATATATAATAGGGGGGAGGGGGTACCCCCTCTATATCATTACACACACATCCTATATTATAGAGTATATAATAATAGGTATATGTAATAGCAGAAAGAATTATAGCAGCAAAAAAGAATCTTTCATTTTAGGCAATAATGCCTGAAACACCCAATTGCTTTGAAGGAGCCATGCAAAAAGGATAAAAAAGCACCAAAGAGAGTGTTTGATTATAAGTTATCCGGATTAGGTAATAAGTTATGCCGCTAACTTATTACCTAATCCCAAGGATGCATAAATTACTTGTTACTGCTGGCGATATGATGTTAATGAGAGAATCTTTTGATTATTCAAACATGCGTGAACAGCTTGCCACTGCTCCCTTCATCATAACAAAAGTATTCCTTTTCTTTCTTTCGCCCCTTGCTTTTTTGCTTTTAGCCTGTTGTTGATTAGCCAACACCCGGGTGTCAGCATGTCTAACACCCGGGTGTTGGTACACCTGACATGGGGGTGTTGGTAGATTAAGAATGCTTGCATTAATCAAAAGCTACTGGCTTATGATCTATTTTAAAGGGCGTAATTTATGT
This is a stretch of genomic DNA from uncultured Bacteroides sp.. It encodes these proteins:
- a CDS encoding glycoside hydrolase family 2 TIM barrel-domain containing protein — translated: MMALVPVVHSKTICSRQRISFNDDWKFHLGDINKASTFNFDDSQWRLLKLPHDWSIEGDFDKNNPAGIGGGALPGGIGWYRKTFVSDIDKGKKVSIDFDGVYMNSEVFINGISLGVRPYGYISFRYDLTPYIKKGKKNVLAVRVDNSEQPNSRWYSGSGIYRNVWLTVTSAVHVDTWGVFVTTPSVDADRATFAIATKLKNDLATDVNLKLTSILYDADGTEVAKVSSDSLSLKGSSMREIKQMCDLQKPHLWDIDDPYLYMMHTEVERGGKLIDTYDTPIGIRSFSFDSKKGFVLNGRRVKIKGACMHHDLGCLGSAVNVRAMERQLTLLREMGCNGIRCSHNPPAPELLDLCDRMGFIVMDEAFDMWMRRKTTYDYARFFDEWYERDLTDFIERDRNHPSVFMWSIGNEVLEQWTNANADTLDLQAANLLLNMKRESDALNVDGGEMSLNSLLAKRLADKVKKLDSTRPVTSGNNEPDPKNHLFLSGAMDIIGINYHESCFKDVPKNFPDKPFIVTESTSALMTRGYYRMPSDSMYIWPVRWDIPFSDKSFSCSSYDNCHVPWGTTHEDSWRLVKNNDFISGFYIWTGFDYIGEPTPYGWPARSSYFGIIDLAGFPKDIYYMYQSEWVEQKEVLHLFPHWNWKVGDVVDLWAYYNHADEVELFVNGKSQGVKRKGKDAYHVSWRVVYEPGTVKIVSRKEGKEILSREIHTAGEPASLRLTADRTKIFADGKDLSFVTVEVLDKDGNLCPNADNLINFAVTGAAFIAGVDNGNPVSLERFKDSKRKAFYGKCLVVLESNGDTGTIELKAFSKKMPLATLDLYAD
- a CDS encoding glycoside hydrolase family 3 C-terminal domain-containing protein gives rise to the protein MKTQLLTMFALLFLLALPVKAQKPVYLDENKPIEDRIKDALSRMTLEEKVKLCHAQSKFSSSGVPRLGIPELWMSDGPHGVREEIMWNSWDVAGWTNDSCTAFPALTCLAATWNPEMSAIYGKAIGEEARYREKDVLLGPGVNIYRIPLNGRNFEYMGEDPFLASTMVVPYVQGVQKNGVAACVKHYALNNQETWRGHINVELSDRALHEIYLPAFKAAVQQGGAWSIMGSYNKVRGEHACHSDLLLQKILKGAWHFDGVVITDWGGAHDTREAALNGLDIEMGSYTNGLTTESAFTYDDYYLAKPYLKMLKEGKVPLATLDDKASRILRLIFRTAMNSKKPWGSFTSEEHYRVARVVGEEGIVLLKNDALSKKSSPLLPLDASKYKKILVVGENATRRLTEGGGSSVLKVKEEISPLKGLLAKYGDKVVYAKGYESGRPLYDSIDHIPMKVVDSLRAEAINQAKDADIVIYVGGLNKNHLQDCEASDRLSYQLPFHQNELIEGLLNVNKKMVMVLLSGNAVEMPWVKKVPSILQAWYLGSQAGNAIANVLSGEVNPSGKLPFSFPVKLGDCGAHSFGKIAYPGDSINEEYKEDIFVGYRWYESKKIPVLFPFGHGLSYTNFSYGKAMISAKSMTESGKLMLTIPVRNIGTVLGKEVVQLYIGDEKCTFVRPLKELKDFKKITLKPGEETKVHFDIYPNELKFYNDKAHTWMAESGKFKIYIGSSSEDIRSTVEFELK
- the tpx gene encoding thiol peroxidase: MATTKFKGEPVKLSGEFVEVGVSAPDFSLTKTDLSSCSLSELKGKNVILNIFPSLDTSVCATSVRQFNKLASSLPDTVVLAISKDLPFAHGRFCSTEGINNVIALSDFRPSAFAADYGLLMEDGPLYGLLARAVVVLNKEGKVIYTEMVPEITQEPDYEKALSAVLGK
- a CDS encoding DedA family protein, whose product is MESVAFIQWCIEHLNYWTITLLMAIESSFIPFPSEVIIPPAAYKAAIGKELNIYLVVLFATIGADLGAIINYYLAKWLGRPIIYKFANSRFGHMCLIDQKKVEHAEQYFDKRGALSTFIGRLIPAVRQLISIPAGLARMKLRTFLLYTTLGALMWNSILAAIGYYLASVPGISTEQELLARVTEYSHEIGYAFIGLGAFIVIFLIYKGMKKNA
- a CDS encoding tetratricopeptide repeat protein; this encodes MTDSEVLKLLLQYEKMREENKNIYFETEQIIEIATAYNNNEEKDKALSVINYGLSLHPDETELLIEKVCLYMDNNDLPKAKKTLDTISDESEELKMVRAEYLLKEHRLDEAKEIFETLEEKEDINTILDIASLYLSNKYSKEGITLLEPLIDSLELTTDKEEYNDFMEILCNSYADQEQYDLALQFVNKLIDTHPYQVEAWLMLSSIYIKMGEYSKALEATDFALAAEPFNHKVKIRKSICQNLIEETARGEEILNEIAQYGPVPEEYIHIVSGKMFMKINKWTDACNEFSKALESFSINDDETLCQTYKDTAICLQEMECYEQLYILCQNAKRIFPHDMDFNFFTGVVYFKKGDEEKAKEQWNIPIYFIEEPLLSKRILCLSKIGLYCLRNGKLEWAKETFTELLTVDPKNDTILKYAACTSLLLRDKTSFNAYNQLLKETITLRSIFEILGYIEEDDRNAIALAIQAIIKDLDIDIHPGLK
- a CDS encoding glutamine--tRNA ligase/YqeY domain fusion protein — its product is MIEIKEETGEKKSLNFIEQAIESDLQKKKNGSRLQTRFPPEPNGYLHIGHAKAICMDFGVAKKYGGICNLRFDDTNPVKEDVEYVDSIMEDIQWLGFQWANIYYASDYFQQLWDFAVDLIKQGKAYIDEQPAEEIAKQKGTPTQPGIESPYRNRPVEENLSLFNKMNSGEIEEGAMVLRAKIDMNNSNMHFRDPIIYRVIKHSHHRTGDKWKAYPMYDFAHGQSDYFEGVTHSICTLEFEVHRPLYDYFIDQLQATAMPTEADYRPRQMEFNRLNLTYTVMSKRKLLTLVKEGLVKGWDDPRMPTICGYRRRGYSPEAIKNFIDRIGYTKYEALNDVSLLEAAVREDLNTRATRVSAVLNPVKLIITNYPEGQVEQLEAINNPEDPNIGVHHIDFSRELWIEREDFMEDAPKKYFRMTPGKEVRLKNAYIVKCTGCKKDDKGEICEIYCEYDPQTRSGMPESNRKVKGTLHWVSSAHCLPAEVRLYDRLFKVENPGAETESDFRDLLNPDSLKVMTNCYVEKYLAELKPYSYLQFQRIGYFNVDKESTPDKLIFNRTVGLKDTWGKINHNLQK
- the phoU gene encoding phosphate signaling complex protein PhoU; protein product: MVKFIESELLLLRKEIDEMWTLVYSQLDRAGEAVLTLDKELARQVVVREKRVNAFELKIDSDVEDVIALYNPVAIDLRFVLAMLKINSNLERLGDFAESIARFVLNCDEPALDADLLKKLQLGEMHSEVLSMLELTKRALDEENLELATSVFSKDNLLDEINANVSPILADYLKEHTDSLLPYLNLLSVFRKLERSGDHITNIAEEIVFYIDAKVLKHSGKKDEHYPEK